The Panicum hallii strain FIL2 chromosome 9, PHallii_v3.1, whole genome shotgun sequence genome has a window encoding:
- the LOC112876574 gene encoding uncharacterized protein LOC112876574 yields MRDVAGRQWPNLAERVKGELWDFYRLQAGMDAQADVVAEYRCKKLVTDMFYEQRLQSIINYHAVVLGQKVTKAQARTMTLTEEQYLQMVPHWCAHFPECWQQIVAKWLSDDWNAVHQERREHRLTMAGVPHHQGNRNLTEYAQAWSAAHGGQQCNKFMAYALSHKGKATSSVSYNAEDGPEAYSNPSIYTRLNEYTSMAREVHGQEYDPTQEDLDAEIVMKVGGGKKHGRYWICDGAIDSSSTPTLSQIKARQTSSSAGIRPRPDSSTSQVQALQAQLQEERRERMELEARMRAEMEAEREADRQRMASMFAYIQSLGAATGLPPPPPFVTPPRPPTDPFSTSNQSAASNDPYISPNQTNQNN; encoded by the exons ATGCGGGATGTTGCCGGCAGACAGTGGCCCAACTTGGCTGAGCGAGTGAAGGGCGAGCTTTGG GATTTCTACAGACTACAGGCCGGGATGGACGCGCAGGCGGATGTGGTTGCCGAGTATCGCTGCAAAAAGCTCGTTACCGACATGTTCTACGAGCAGCGCCTCCAGTCAATCATCAACTACCACGCCGTCGTCCTTGGACAGAAGGTCACCAAGGCGCAAGCAAGAACTATGACgttgactgaggagcagtacttgcag ATGGTTCCTCATTGGTGTGCCCACTTTCCTGAGTGCTGGCAGCAGATAGTTGCTAAGTGGTTATCCGACGACTGGAACGCTGTGCACCAGGAGCGTCGTGAGCACCGTCTGACTATGGCCGGTGTGCCACACCACCAAGGCAACCGTAACCTGACCGAGTACGCCCAAGCATGG TCGGCGGCACATGGAGGGCAGCAGTGCAACAAATTCATGGCGTATGCTCTATCCCACAAGGGTAAAGCGACATCCAGCGTCAGCTACaacgcggaggacgggcccgaggcgTACAGCAACCCGAGCATCTATACTCGCCTCAAtgagtacacatcgatggcGAGGGAGGTGCACGGCCAAGAGTACGATCCGACCCAGGAGGATCTTGACGCTGAAATTGTCATGAAGGTCggaggaggaaagaagcatgGACGGTACTGGATTTGCGACGGCGCGATCGACTCCTCTTCTACTCCGACTCTATCTCAGATAAAAGCACGGCAAACGAGCTCGAGCGCAGGCATCCGACCTCGTCCGGACAGTTCGACGAGCCAAGTCCAGGCACTCCAG GCTCAGCTgcaagaagagaggagagaacgTATGGAGTTGGAGGCAAGGATGAGGGCGGAGATGGAGGCCGAGCGGGAGGCTGACCGACAGAGGATGGCGAGCATGTTCGCGTACATTCAGAGTCTTGGCGCAGCGACGGGTCTACCTCCGCCACCTCCCTTCGTCACCCCACCTAGACCACCCACCGATCCGTTTTCTACTTCA AATCAGTCGGCGGCCTCCAATGATCCGTATATTTCTCCAAATCAGACCAACCAGAACAACTAG